A single region of the Paraburkholderia sprentiae WSM5005 genome encodes:
- the gcl gene encoding glyoxylate carboligase gives MAKMRAVDAAVLVLEKEGIDTAFGVPGAAINPFYSAMRKAGGISHVLARHVEGASHMAEGYTRAQPGNIGVCIGTSGPAGTDMITGLYSAQADSIPILAITGQAPRARLYKEDFQAVDIESIAKPVTKWAVTVREPALVPRVFQQAFHLMRSGRPGPVLVDLPIDVQLAEIEFDIDTYEPLPVYKPKATRKQIEAALTLLNDADKPLIVSGGGVLNAVAEDLLVTFAETVGVPVIPTLMSWGAIADDHPLMVGMVGLQTSHRYGNATMLASDFVLGIGNRWANRHTGSIDVYTKGRKFVHVDIEPTQIGRVFGPDLGIVSDAKAALELFVEVASEWKAAGKLRDRSAWVADCQQRKRTMLRKTHFDNVPMKPQRVYEEMNQVFGHDTCYVSTIGLSQIAAAQFLHVYKARNWINCGQAGPLGWTIPAALGVRAADPQRPIVALSGDYDFQFMIEELAAGAQFKLPYVHVVVNNSYLGLIRQAQRAFEMDYCVQLGFENINSPEMNGYGVDHVAVAEGLGCKAIRVFKPEELKPALQKAQSMLAEFNVPVIVEVILERVTNISMGTEIDAINEFEELAEKRADAPTAISLLD, from the coding sequence ATGGCCAAAATGAGAGCCGTCGACGCCGCCGTTCTGGTGCTCGAAAAGGAAGGCATCGATACCGCGTTCGGCGTGCCAGGCGCCGCGATCAATCCGTTCTACTCGGCGATGCGCAAAGCCGGCGGCATCAGCCACGTGCTCGCGCGTCACGTCGAGGGTGCGTCGCACATGGCCGAGGGCTACACCCGCGCGCAGCCGGGCAACATCGGCGTGTGCATCGGCACGTCGGGTCCCGCCGGCACCGACATGATCACCGGTTTGTACTCCGCGCAGGCCGACTCGATTCCCATTCTGGCCATCACAGGCCAGGCGCCGCGCGCGCGGCTGTACAAGGAGGACTTCCAGGCCGTCGATATCGAATCGATCGCGAAGCCCGTCACCAAATGGGCCGTGACCGTGCGCGAGCCGGCACTGGTGCCGCGTGTGTTTCAGCAGGCGTTTCATCTGATGCGCTCGGGCCGTCCGGGCCCGGTGCTGGTCGATCTGCCCATCGACGTGCAGCTCGCCGAAATCGAATTCGACATCGACACGTACGAGCCGCTGCCGGTCTACAAGCCGAAGGCAACCCGCAAGCAGATCGAGGCGGCGCTCACGCTGCTCAACGATGCCGACAAGCCGCTGATCGTATCGGGCGGCGGCGTGCTGAACGCGGTGGCCGAAGACCTGCTCGTGACGTTCGCCGAAACGGTCGGCGTGCCGGTGATCCCGACGCTGATGTCGTGGGGCGCGATTGCCGACGACCATCCGCTGATGGTCGGCATGGTCGGTCTGCAGACCTCGCATCGCTACGGCAACGCGACGATGCTCGCGTCCGACTTCGTGCTCGGCATCGGCAACCGCTGGGCAAACCGTCACACCGGCAGCATCGATGTCTATACGAAGGGGCGCAAGTTCGTGCACGTCGATATCGAACCGACGCAGATCGGCCGCGTGTTCGGCCCGGATCTCGGCATCGTGTCGGACGCGAAGGCCGCGCTCGAACTGTTCGTCGAAGTCGCCAGCGAATGGAAGGCCGCGGGCAAGCTGAGGGATCGCAGCGCGTGGGTCGCCGATTGCCAGCAACGCAAGCGCACGATGCTGCGCAAGACGCACTTCGACAACGTGCCGATGAAGCCGCAGCGCGTCTACGAAGAGATGAACCAGGTGTTCGGTCACGATACGTGCTACGTGAGCACGATCGGCTTGTCGCAGATCGCCGCGGCACAATTCCTGCACGTCTACAAGGCGCGCAACTGGATCAACTGCGGCCAGGCGGGCCCGCTCGGCTGGACGATTCCGGCGGCGCTCGGGGTGCGCGCGGCCGATCCGCAACGGCCGATCGTCGCACTGTCCGGCGACTACGACTTCCAGTTCATGATCGAAGAGCTCGCGGCCGGCGCGCAATTCAAGCTGCCGTATGTGCATGTGGTCGTGAACAACTCTTACCTTGGGCTGATTCGTCAAGCGCAGCGCGCGTTCGAGATGGACTACTGCGTGCAGCTCGGCTTCGAAAACATCAACTCGCCGGAGATGAACGGCTATGGCGTCGATCACGTCGCGGTGGCCGAAGGTCTGGGTTGCAAGGCGATTCGCGTGTTCAAGCCGGAGGAGCTAAAGCCGGCGCTGCAAAAAGCCCAGTCGATGCTCGCCGAATTCAACGTGCCGGTGATCGTCGAAGTGATTCTCGAACGCGTAACCAACATCTCGATGGGCACCGAGATCGATGCGATCAACGAGTTCGAAGAACTGGCCGAAAAGCGCGCGGACGCGCCGACTGCGATCAGCCTGCTCGACTAA
- the rpsF gene encoding 30S ribosomal protein S6, with the protein MRHYEIVFIVHPDQSEQVPAMIERYKSTITSHGGQIHRVEDWGRRQLAYMIEKLAKAHYVCMNIECDQTTLDELEHAFKFNDAVLRHLIVKMKKAETGPSPMMKEVHREEAKKSAAAQPTEAQA; encoded by the coding sequence ATGCGTCATTACGAAATCGTTTTTATCGTGCATCCGGATCAGAGCGAGCAGGTGCCCGCCATGATCGAGCGTTACAAGAGCACGATCACGTCGCACGGTGGTCAGATCCACCGCGTCGAAGACTGGGGCCGTCGCCAACTGGCCTACATGATCGAGAAACTCGCGAAGGCTCACTACGTCTGCATGAACATCGAATGCGACCAGACCACGCTCGACGAACTGGAACACGCGTTCAAGTTCAACGACGCCGTTCTGCGTCACCTCATCGTCAAGATGAAGAAGGCCGAAACCGGCCCGTCGCCGATGATGAAGGAAGTGCACCGCGAAGAAGCCAAGAAGTCGGCAGCCGCTCAGCCGACCGAAGCGCAGGCTTAA
- the priB gene encoding primosomal replication protein N, which yields MNRLQLTASVVEREPVRYTPAGVPIAGCTLHHRTEVVEAGIARQVELTMQAVAAGEASGKLENCQMGVETLFTGFLAKKHRNARTLVFHITALQDIGKD from the coding sequence ATGAACCGGCTGCAACTCACGGCCAGCGTCGTCGAACGCGAACCGGTGCGGTATACCCCCGCTGGCGTTCCGATTGCAGGCTGCACGTTGCACCACCGCACGGAAGTCGTCGAGGCGGGCATTGCCCGTCAGGTCGAACTCACCATGCAGGCGGTTGCCGCGGGCGAAGCGAGCGGTAAGCTCGAAAACTGTCAGATGGGCGTCGAAACGCTCTTCACGGGTTTTCTGGCTAAAAAGCACCGTAACGCGCGAACTCTGGTATTTCACATCACAGCATTGCAGGACATTGGAAAGGACTAA
- the hyi gene encoding hydroxypyruvate isomerase — protein sequence MPKFAANLTMLFNEVPFLERFAAAAHAGFHAVEFLFPYPYSIAELSERLQQARLKLVLHNLPAGNWEAGERGIACLPDRVGEFQEGVGRAIEYASALKVPQLNCLVGIPGANVDADTARATIVDNLRFAARELKKAGIRLLVEPCNSYDIPGFALNRSRDALDVIREVGSDNLFLQYDIYHMQRMEGELAATIEKNLAQIAHIQLADNPGRHEPGTGEINYPYLFALLDSLGYDGYVGCEYKPRATTAAGLGWVQSVAGQTCGAAHAAA from the coding sequence ATGCCGAAATTCGCAGCGAACCTGACGATGCTGTTCAACGAAGTGCCGTTCCTCGAGCGCTTCGCGGCGGCCGCACATGCCGGCTTTCATGCCGTCGAATTCCTGTTTCCGTATCCGTATTCGATCGCCGAATTGAGCGAACGTCTGCAACAGGCCCGCCTGAAGCTGGTGCTGCACAACTTGCCGGCGGGCAACTGGGAAGCCGGCGAACGCGGCATTGCGTGTTTGCCCGATCGGGTCGGCGAGTTTCAGGAAGGCGTCGGCCGCGCGATCGAATACGCCAGCGCACTGAAGGTGCCGCAACTGAACTGCCTCGTCGGCATTCCCGGCGCGAACGTCGACGCCGACACCGCCCGCGCGACGATCGTCGACAACCTGCGCTTCGCCGCGCGCGAGTTGAAGAAGGCCGGCATCCGGCTGCTCGTCGAGCCGTGCAACTCGTACGACATTCCAGGCTTCGCGCTGAACCGTTCGCGCGACGCACTCGATGTGATTCGCGAGGTCGGCTCGGACAATCTGTTCCTGCAATACGACATCTATCACATGCAGCGGATGGAAGGCGAACTCGCGGCGACGATCGAAAAGAACCTCGCGCAGATCGCGCACATCCAGCTTGCCGACAACCCCGGGCGGCACGAACCGGGCACCGGCGAGATCAATTATCCGTATCTGTTCGCGCTACTCGACTCACTCGGCTACGACGGTTACGTCGGTTGCGAATACAAGCCGCGCGCGACGACCGCGGCCGGCCTCGGCTGGGTGCAAAGCGTGGCCGGTCAGACGTGCGGCGCCGCGCACGCGGCGGCTTGA
- a CDS encoding anti-sigma factor family protein, whose protein sequence is MDCNEARPLLDANADHELPAPDARRVQQHIESCDDCRRVSDNLRALSGALRAAPYHRAPQALRARIVAGLPGALDKATAGSAATAAPDDVPKESAGNAATGITEPATQEPRRQRRGARWPAWLAGWFRGFSGSGGADRSGAPSGRCDSRGRQADAGGGSGWTGFGGPLAAGGVNRAAARGGLAALVIALCAAAAVLTLTLRRPAEFTAFTDELVASHVRAQISGRDIDVISTDRHTVKPWFNGRIDYSPPVEDLAASGFALQGGRLDYLAHRRVAVLVYRSGKHVIDVYVLPQSAAGGAAPASLGHDGYSIAHWDAAGMTWWAITDAAPDALSGFEAALRARLQSGSQRTEAG, encoded by the coding sequence ATGGACTGTAACGAAGCTCGGCCGCTCCTCGATGCGAATGCCGATCACGAACTACCGGCGCCCGATGCGCGCCGGGTGCAGCAGCATATCGAGAGCTGCGACGACTGCCGGCGCGTGAGCGATAACCTCCGCGCGCTGAGCGGTGCGCTGCGCGCAGCGCCGTATCATCGGGCGCCGCAGGCGTTGCGGGCGCGAATCGTGGCGGGCTTGCCCGGCGCGCTCGATAAAGCGACCGCGGGGTCGGCCGCGACGGCGGCGCCTGACGATGTACCGAAGGAGTCCGCGGGGAACGCTGCCACCGGCATCACGGAGCCGGCGACGCAGGAACCGCGGCGTCAGCGTCGCGGCGCGCGATGGCCCGCGTGGCTCGCCGGATGGTTCAGGGGCTTCAGCGGTTCAGGTGGCGCGGACCGCTCGGGTGCACCGAGTGGCCGGTGCGATTCACGGGGGCGGCAAGCGGACGCCGGCGGTGGGAGCGGCTGGACCGGCTTCGGCGGCCCGCTCGCCGCGGGCGGTGTGAATCGCGCGGCCGCGCGCGGCGGTCTCGCAGCACTGGTGATCGCGTTGTGCGCGGCCGCCGCGGTCCTGACGCTGACGCTGCGCCGCCCCGCCGAATTCACGGCATTCACCGACGAACTCGTTGCAAGCCATGTGCGCGCGCAGATATCCGGCCGAGACATCGACGTCATTTCGACCGACCGTCACACGGTCAAGCCGTGGTTCAACGGCCGGATCGACTATTCGCCGCCGGTCGAGGATCTCGCGGCGAGCGGCTTCGCGCTGCAGGGCGGCCGGCTCGACTACCTCGCGCATCGGCGGGTCGCGGTGCTCGTCTACCGCTCCGGCAAGCATGTGATCGACGTGTACGTGCTCCCGCAGTCCGCGGCGGGGGGCGCGGCGCCGGCATCGCTCGGTCACGACGGCTATTCGATCGCGCACTGGGACGCGGCGGGCATGACCTGGTGGGCGATCACGGACGCCGCGCCGGACGCGCTGAGCGGCTTCGAAGCGGCGCTCAGAGCGCGTCTGCAGAGCGGCAGCCAGCGCACGGAAGCGGGTTGA
- a CDS encoding substrate binding domain-containing protein, which produces MDRFKQIETFVRVADAGSLAAAALEEGVSPVILGRRIDALEKRLGVKLMYRTTRRLVVSEDGAAFLERCRGLLSEWDQAENELSAGRRAVNGHLIVSAPAAFGRKHVAPLAPAFLRDKPGLQMSFNLTDRVVDLVREGYDLSIRIGGAVDPNFVAVKLASNRRVVCGTPDYFRRHGKPKTLEDLPAHNCLAFNLQGGQNRGWYFRRNGKLATVRVGGSLDCNDGELLHRWVSEGLGLGWRSTWEIQRQLARGELETVLDEYALPDYDILAVYPQQRYVPARVRYFIDYLKDVYASDDYWSRSSY; this is translated from the coding sequence ATGGACCGCTTCAAGCAGATCGAAACCTTCGTGCGGGTCGCCGATGCCGGCAGTCTCGCCGCGGCGGCGCTGGAGGAGGGGGTGTCGCCGGTGATCCTCGGGCGGCGTATCGACGCCCTCGAAAAGCGCCTCGGCGTGAAGCTCATGTATCGCACCACCCGGCGGCTCGTGGTCAGCGAGGACGGCGCCGCATTTCTCGAACGCTGCCGGGGGCTCCTCAGCGAATGGGATCAGGCGGAAAACGAACTGAGCGCGGGGCGTCGCGCGGTGAACGGCCATCTGATCGTGTCGGCGCCGGCCGCGTTCGGGCGCAAGCACGTCGCGCCGCTCGCGCCCGCGTTCTTGCGCGACAAGCCCGGATTGCAGATGTCGTTCAATCTGACGGATCGGGTCGTCGATCTGGTGCGCGAGGGCTACGACCTGTCGATTCGCATTGGCGGCGCCGTCGATCCGAACTTCGTCGCGGTGAAGCTCGCGTCGAACCGGCGTGTGGTGTGCGGCACGCCCGACTATTTCCGCCGCCACGGCAAGCCGAAGACGCTCGAGGATCTGCCGGCCCACAACTGCCTCGCGTTCAATCTGCAAGGCGGGCAGAACCGCGGCTGGTACTTCCGCCGCAACGGCAAGCTCGCGACGGTGCGGGTTGGCGGCTCGCTCGACTGCAACGATGGCGAACTGCTGCATCGCTGGGTCTCGGAGGGGCTCGGACTCGGCTGGCGCTCCACCTGGGAAATCCAGCGCCAACTCGCGCGCGGCGAGCTCGAAACCGTGCTCGACGAGTATGCGTTGCCCGATTACGACATTCTTGCGGTGTACCCGCAGCAGCGCTACGTGCCGGCGCGCGTGCGCTATTTCATCGACTATCTGAAAGACGTCTACGCGAGCGACGACTACTGGAGCCGGTCGTCGTACTAG
- a CDS encoding replicative DNA helicase: MNAPSKDPQLESLKVPPHSIEAEQSVLGGLLLDNAAWDRIADFLAQSDFYRYDHRIIFEHIGKLIAATRPADVITVYEALGTAGKAEDVGGLAYLNALAQNTPSAANIRRYAEIVRDRAVLRRLVSVADEISADAFNPQGKEVRQLLDEAESKVFSIAEDGARGTQGFLEIGPLLTEVVERIDTLYHTANPSDVTGTPTGFVDLDRMTSGMHGGELIIVAGRPSMGKTAFSMNVGEYVAVEYGLPVAVFSMEMPGTQLTMRMLGSVGRLDQHRMRTGRLTDEDWPKLTHAVQKMSEAQIFIDETGGLNPMELRSRARRLSRQCGKLGLIIIDYLQLMSGSSSGENRATEISEISRSLKSLAKELDVPVIALSQLNRGLEQRPNKRPIMSDLRESGAIEQDADVILFIYRDEVYNPDSPDKGTAEIIIGKQRNGPIGPVRLTFHGQYTKFDNFAGAQNFYGGE, translated from the coding sequence ATGAACGCACCGTCCAAAGATCCCCAACTCGAGTCGCTGAAAGTCCCGCCGCATTCGATCGAAGCCGAGCAATCGGTACTGGGCGGCCTGTTGCTCGACAATGCGGCGTGGGACCGCATCGCCGACTTCCTCGCGCAAAGCGACTTCTACCGCTACGACCACCGCATCATCTTCGAGCACATCGGCAAGCTGATCGCGGCCACGCGGCCGGCCGACGTGATCACCGTCTACGAAGCGCTCGGCACCGCGGGCAAGGCGGAAGACGTCGGCGGCCTCGCTTACCTGAATGCGCTCGCACAGAACACGCCGAGCGCGGCGAATATCCGCCGCTATGCGGAAATCGTCCGCGACCGTGCGGTGCTGCGCCGGCTCGTGTCGGTCGCCGACGAAATCTCTGCCGACGCGTTCAACCCGCAAGGCAAGGAAGTCCGGCAATTGCTGGATGAAGCGGAATCGAAGGTGTTCTCGATCGCCGAAGACGGCGCGCGCGGCACCCAGGGCTTTCTCGAGATCGGGCCGCTGCTGACCGAAGTGGTCGAACGGATCGACACGCTCTATCACACCGCCAATCCGAGCGACGTGACGGGTACGCCGACCGGCTTCGTCGATCTGGACCGCATGACGTCGGGGATGCACGGCGGTGAGCTGATCATCGTCGCGGGCCGTCCGTCGATGGGTAAGACGGCGTTTTCGATGAACGTCGGCGAATATGTAGCGGTCGAGTACGGGCTGCCCGTCGCGGTGTTCTCGATGGAAATGCCGGGCACTCAGCTCACGATGCGTATGCTGGGCTCGGTCGGCCGGCTCGATCAGCATCGCATGCGAACCGGGCGGCTGACCGACGAGGATTGGCCCAAGCTCACGCACGCGGTGCAGAAAATGAGCGAGGCGCAGATCTTCATCGACGAAACCGGCGGTCTTAACCCGATGGAACTGCGCTCGCGCGCGCGCCGGCTGTCGCGCCAGTGCGGCAAGCTCGGCCTCATCATCATCGACTACCTGCAGCTGATGAGCGGCTCGTCGTCGGGCGAGAACCGCGCGACCGAAATCTCGGAGATCTCGCGCTCGCTGAAAAGCCTCGCGAAGGAACTTGACGTACCGGTGATCGCGTTGTCGCAGCTTAACCGCGGCCTCGAGCAGCGGCCGAACAAGCGCCCGATCATGTCGGACCTGCGGGAGTCGGGTGCGATCGAGCAGGATGCCGACGTCATCCTGTTTATTTACCGCGACGAAGTGTATAACCCGGACAGCCCCGACAAGGGCACCGCGGAGATCATCATCGGTAAGCAGCGAAACGGTCCGATCGGTCCAGTTCGCCTCACGTTCCACGGCCAATACACGAAGTTCGACAACTTTGCCGGAGCGCAGAACTTCTACGGCGGCGAATGA
- a CDS encoding RNA polymerase sigma factor → MVQTDSDAARARGDSNAGTDADADAAKSRRFQQLALPHLDAAYNLARWLCGNPNDAEDVVQEAFMRAFRFFDTFRGDSARPWLLAIVRRTWYTEWRRRAPSHDMLEFDETMDDATLDGWSAGGDDPQTLLIRDEDARQVHEALARLPVEYREVLILREFEEMGYREIALVADVPIGTVMSRLARGRRKLAEVLMALQQGGGAVGGGRKGGQGGRRAPTDAPLDPAAQSGRLARSAASASSPSSASSASSTFPAQPTRSSGEGRPASSADGPATASVTQLRAFADGRPLNIPGPAAGPAQETPDGL, encoded by the coding sequence GTGGTCCAGACCGACTCAGACGCCGCCCGCGCGCGGGGCGACTCAAACGCCGGCACCGACGCCGATGCCGATGCCGCGAAAAGCCGCCGCTTCCAGCAGCTGGCGTTGCCGCATCTGGACGCCGCGTACAACCTCGCGCGCTGGCTGTGCGGCAATCCGAACGATGCCGAGGACGTCGTGCAGGAAGCGTTCATGCGCGCGTTCCGCTTCTTCGATACTTTTCGCGGCGACTCCGCGCGGCCGTGGCTGCTCGCGATCGTACGTCGCACCTGGTACACGGAATGGCGGCGGCGCGCGCCGTCGCACGACATGCTCGAATTCGACGAAACCATGGACGACGCGACCCTCGACGGCTGGAGTGCGGGCGGCGACGATCCGCAGACGCTGCTGATCCGTGACGAGGACGCACGACAGGTGCACGAGGCGTTGGCGCGTTTGCCGGTCGAGTATCGCGAGGTGCTCATTTTGCGTGAATTCGAGGAGATGGGATATCGCGAGATCGCGCTGGTGGCCGACGTGCCGATCGGGACGGTGATGTCCCGGCTCGCGCGTGGGCGGCGCAAGCTGGCGGAGGTATTGATGGCGCTGCAGCAAGGCGGGGGGGCGGTTGGCGGGGGGCGCAAAGGCGGGCAGGGTGGGCGGCGCGCGCCGACGGATGCGCCGCTTGATCCGGCTGCGCAGTCGGGGCGACTCGCGCGGTCTGCGGCCTCGGCGTCTTCTCCGTCCTCTGCGTCCTCGGCGTCCTCTACGTTCCCCGCCCAGCCAACGCGAAGTTCCGGCGAGGGTCGCCCAGCATCATCGGCGGACGGGCCCGCCACCGCATCGGTGACACAGCTCCGGGCGTTTGCCGACGGCCGGCCTCTCAACATTCCCGGCCCCGCCGCTGGCCCCGCTCAGGAGACGCCGGATGGACTGTAA
- a CDS encoding winged helix-turn-helix transcriptional regulator, producing MPEQREWNCDDPQRRMEWAAATTETLRVLEGKWKIIVLCQLFAAKGPLRFSDLERMVDGISQKMLIQQLKQLEKDAIVTRTVFAQVPPRVEYELSAIGYALGPSMQALIEWAEARRELAGQIG from the coding sequence ATGCCGGAGCAACGTGAATGGAACTGCGACGATCCTCAACGACGCATGGAATGGGCCGCCGCCACGACAGAGACGCTTCGAGTCCTGGAAGGGAAATGGAAGATCATCGTCCTTTGCCAACTATTTGCGGCGAAAGGCCCGCTGCGATTTTCTGATCTCGAGCGAATGGTCGACGGAATCAGCCAGAAGATGCTTATCCAGCAGCTTAAGCAGTTAGAGAAAGACGCAATCGTGACGCGAACGGTGTTCGCACAAGTTCCGCCGAGGGTTGAGTACGAACTGAGCGCCATTGGGTACGCGCTGGGGCCGTCAATGCAGGCGCTCATAGAATGGGCCGAGGCAAGGCGCGAACTCGCGGGTCAAATCGGATAG
- a CDS encoding 2-hydroxy-3-oxopropionate reductase has product MAKIGFIGLGIMGAHMARNLIKGGHALFVNGAYPVPDDIAKSASVVASSTAVARAADIVIIMVPDTPDVANVLFADDGVATGLTLGKLVIDMSSISPLDTQAFAKKINALGVDYLDAPVSGGEIGARDASLTIMVGGPEKAFALARPLFELMGKNISLIGENGAGQTCKVANQIIVALNIEAVAEALLFASRSGADPERVRKALMGGFAASRILEVHGERMTKRTFKPGFRIELHQKDLNLALDGARKLGIALPHTASAQQLFSVCAANGGKAWDHSAMVRALEIMANHEVAQTPDSNEANAA; this is encoded by the coding sequence ATGGCAAAGATCGGCTTCATCGGGCTCGGCATCATGGGCGCCCACATGGCGCGCAACCTCATCAAGGGCGGTCACGCGCTGTTCGTTAACGGCGCGTATCCGGTGCCGGACGACATCGCGAAGAGCGCGAGCGTGGTCGCCAGTTCGACCGCGGTCGCGCGGGCTGCCGACATCGTCATCATCATGGTGCCGGACACACCTGACGTCGCCAATGTGCTGTTCGCCGACGACGGTGTCGCCACGGGTCTCACCCTAGGCAAGCTCGTGATCGACATGAGTTCGATTTCGCCGCTCGACACCCAGGCGTTCGCGAAGAAAATCAACGCGCTCGGCGTCGACTATCTCGATGCACCGGTATCCGGCGGTGAAATCGGCGCGCGCGACGCGTCGCTGACGATCATGGTCGGGGGTCCCGAGAAAGCCTTTGCGCTGGCCAGGCCGCTGTTCGAACTGATGGGCAAGAATATTTCGTTGATCGGCGAGAACGGCGCGGGTCAGACCTGCAAGGTCGCGAACCAGATCATCGTCGCGCTCAACATCGAGGCGGTGGCCGAAGCGCTGCTGTTCGCGTCGCGTTCGGGCGCCGATCCCGAGCGAGTGCGCAAGGCACTGATGGGCGGCTTCGCGGCGTCGCGGATTCTCGAAGTGCATGGCGAGCGCATGACGAAGCGCACGTTCAAGCCGGGCTTTCGCATCGAGCTGCATCAGAAGGACCTGAATCTGGCGCTCGACGGCGCGCGCAAGCTCGGCATCGCGCTGCCGCATACCGCGAGCGCGCAACAGCTGTTTAGCGTCTGCGCGGCGAACGGCGGCAAGGCATGGGATCACTCCGCGATGGTGCGTGCACTCGAGATCATGGCGAATCATGAGGTCGCGCAGACGCCGGACAGCAACGAAGCGAACGCGGCCTGA
- the rplI gene encoding 50S ribosomal protein L9, whose protein sequence is MQIILLEKVVNLGNLGDIVKVKDGYARNFLIPNKKARRATKEALAEFEVRRAELEKTAAEKLAAAQAQGEKLAGQTVQVNQKAGVDGRLFGSVTNADIAAALGKQGFQVEKSQVRLPEGPLKMVGEHPVQVSLHTDVLVDVTVAVIGEHA, encoded by the coding sequence ATGCAAATCATTCTTCTGGAAAAAGTCGTCAATCTGGGTAACCTGGGCGACATCGTGAAGGTCAAGGACGGTTACGCACGTAACTTCCTGATCCCGAACAAGAAAGCTCGCCGTGCAACGAAGGAAGCCCTGGCTGAGTTCGAAGTGCGCCGCGCGGAACTCGAAAAGACCGCTGCCGAAAAGCTGGCAGCCGCTCAGGCTCAAGGCGAAAAGCTGGCAGGCCAGACCGTTCAGGTCAATCAGAAGGCTGGCGTCGACGGCCGTCTGTTCGGCTCGGTGACGAACGCCGACATCGCCGCAGCGCTCGGCAAGCAAGGCTTCCAAGTCGAAAAGTCGCAAGTGCGTCTGCCGGAAGGCCCGCTGAAGATGGTCGGCGAGCACCCGGTTCAGGTTTCGCTGCACACCGACGTTCTCGTCGATGTGACGGTGGCTGTGATCGGCGAGCACGCCTAA
- the rpsR gene encoding 30S ribosomal protein S18, which yields MPRPTGKKFDKRRQQQNPLFKRKKFCRFTAAGVEYIDYKDIETLKDFIGENGKITPARLTGTKAHYQRQLDTAIKRARFLALVPYTDQHKA from the coding sequence ATGCCCCGCCCGACTGGTAAAAAATTCGACAAGCGTCGTCAGCAACAGAACCCGCTGTTCAAGCGCAAGAAGTTCTGCCGTTTCACGGCTGCTGGCGTCGAGTACATCGACTACAAAGACATCGAAACGCTGAAGGACTTCATCGGCGAGAACGGCAAGATCACGCCGGCGCGTCTCACGGGTACGAAGGCGCATTATCAACGCCAGCTGGACACGGCCATCAAGCGCGCGCGTTTCCTCGCGCTGGTGCCGTACACCGACCAGCACAAGGCCTAA
- a CDS encoding DUF1330 domain-containing protein, with product MPKGYLIAHVNITDAAAYAIYSQAAGEAIASFAAKHVAPKVVAVSGKHEHVEGETHTKHMVIEFDSFADAKAFYESPEYQAAKALRAQAASGNFVLLEGTA from the coding sequence ATGCCAAAAGGCTACCTCATCGCCCACGTGAACATCACGGATGCAGCGGCCTATGCGATCTACTCACAGGCCGCCGGCGAGGCAATCGCCAGCTTCGCAGCGAAGCACGTTGCGCCGAAAGTCGTCGCGGTCTCCGGCAAACACGAGCACGTGGAAGGCGAGACGCACACGAAACACATGGTGATCGAGTTCGATTCGTTCGCTGACGCGAAGGCGTTCTACGAGAGCCCCGAATATCAGGCGGCAAAGGCGCTGCGTGCGCAGGCTGCGAGCGGGAATTTCGTGCTGCTTGAAGGAACCGCGTAG